The following coding sequences are from one Roseburia hominis A2-183 window:
- the rfbC gene encoding dTDP-4-dehydrorhamnose 3,5-epimerase: MIQKFEFEETEIKGLIKVTPFNADDIRGCFTKDYSKEVFEANGIHHDLAEVFYTTSHKGVIRALHFQREKQQPKLVRCIYGHVYDVVVDLRKDSPTFKKWLGFDLIGEQHNEILVPAGCAHGYLVLEKSIVSYKCGEKFYGEYDDGIMWNDPDIAVEWPLEKVGGLGNVILADKDKNLQTFEQFMNTYGGF, translated from the coding sequence ATGATCCAGAAGTTTGAATTTGAAGAGACAGAGATCAAGGGACTTATCAAAGTCACTCCGTTCAATGCAGATGATATCAGAGGCTGCTTTACAAAGGACTATTCCAAGGAAGTATTTGAGGCAAACGGGATACACCATGATCTTGCAGAGGTGTTTTATACAACCTCCCATAAGGGAGTAATCCGGGCATTACATTTTCAGCGCGAAAAACAGCAGCCAAAGCTGGTTCGCTGCATATATGGTCACGTTTATGACGTGGTTGTTGACCTTAGAAAGGATAGCCCCACATTTAAAAAATGGCTTGGCTTTGATCTGATCGGGGAGCAGCATAATGAGATACTGGTACCGGCAGGATGCGCACATGGATACCTTGTGTTGGAAAAGTCGATCGTAAGCTACAAATGTGGAGAAAAGTTTTACGGCGAATATGACGATGGCATTATGTGGAATGATCCGGACATTGCTGTAGAGTGGCCATTGGAAAAAGTGGGTGGATTAGGAAATGTAATTTTGGCAGATAAAGACAAAAATCTGCAGACATTTGAACAGTTCATGAATACGTATGGAGGATTCTAA
- a CDS encoding NAD-dependent epimerase/dehydratase family protein, translating into MTKVIVSGANGFVGGALTRELIANGIKVVALDMEGHNNNLPESDLVEFYPFSLDNAEELQERLADRDFDTFYHFAWAGSAGPARADTALQLKNAQWTVDCLRLAKKLGCTRFVNAGSIMELETIKAVFNPGNKPGLGYIYGSGKLVAHTMCKSVAADIGIDLVWAMITNAYGVGERSPRMVNTTIQKCIRGEAPQFTAGTQNYDFVYIDDVARAFRLIGENGKPFNEYLIGSSNAKPLKEFLLEMKAAIAPELDFIFGDIPFTGVNQPLEDFDCSKTEQDTGFRAEISFGEGCRRTRDWWLEIAKEESK; encoded by the coding sequence ATGACAAAGGTTATTGTATCAGGTGCAAATGGATTTGTAGGTGGTGCTCTTACCAGAGAGTTGATTGCAAATGGAATAAAAGTAGTTGCATTAGATATGGAAGGGCACAATAATAATCTGCCTGAGAGTGATCTGGTTGAGTTTTACCCGTTTTCGCTTGACAATGCAGAGGAGCTGCAGGAGAGATTGGCAGACCGGGATTTTGATACGTTTTATCATTTTGCATGGGCTGGATCGGCAGGACCGGCCAGAGCGGATACGGCGCTTCAGTTAAAAAATGCACAGTGGACAGTAGATTGTCTGCGCCTTGCAAAGAAGCTGGGATGTACAAGGTTTGTGAATGCCGGAAGCATTATGGAACTTGAGACAATCAAGGCGGTATTTAATCCGGGAAATAAGCCGGGATTGGGCTATATTTATGGAAGCGGAAAACTGGTGGCACATACAATGTGCAAGTCTGTGGCGGCTGATATAGGTATTGATCTGGTGTGGGCAATGATTACTAACGCATATGGTGTAGGCGAGAGAAGTCCAAGAATGGTCAATACTACGATCCAGAAATGTATTCGGGGAGAAGCACCTCAGTTTACAGCCGGAACGCAGAATTATGACTTTGTCTATATTGATGATGTGGCAAGAGCATTTCGGCTCATTGGTGAAAATGGAAAGCCGTTCAATGAATATCTGATCGGTTCATCCAATGCAAAACCGCTAAAAGAATTTTTGCTGGAAATGAAAGCTGCAATTGCTCCGGAACTTGATTTTATATTTGGAGATATTCCGTTTACAGGCGTGAATCAGCCGTTAGAGGACTTTGACTGTTCTAAGACAGAGCAGGATACCGGTTTTAGAGCAGAGATCAGCTTTGGAGAAGGGTGTCGCCGGACACGTGACTGGTGGCTTGAGATCGCGAAGGAGGAGAGTAAATAA
- the rfbG gene encoding CDP-glucose 4,6-dehydratase has product MDLSFYKGKTVLVTGHTGFKGTWMCKVLMMRGANVIGYALEAPTQPSLFDMTHMEKGMTSVIGDIRDLAHLNQVFDEYQPEIVIHMAAQPIVRESYANPVYTYEANVMGTVNIMEAVRLHECVKSFVNVTTDKVYKNNEWEWGYRENDVLDGYDPYSNSKSCSELVTSSYKKSFFGDRTVAISTCRAGNVIGGGDFAKDRIIPDCVRAQEAGKEIIVRNPYSTRPYQHVLEPVCTYLKLAELQYLDKDRYEGSYNVGPDDCDCVTTGELVDLFCKYWGPEATWKDVSEANAPHEAGFLKLDCSRIKRVMQWKPKWHIQDAVANSVQWSKVYLAKGDLVAEMEKEITDYLK; this is encoded by the coding sequence ATGGATTTAAGTTTTTATAAAGGAAAAACAGTTTTAGTAACAGGACATACGGGATTTAAAGGAACTTGGATGTGCAAGGTACTTATGATGCGGGGAGCCAATGTGATCGGATATGCATTGGAAGCACCGACACAGCCAAGTCTGTTCGATATGACGCATATGGAGAAGGGGATGACGTCGGTAATAGGTGATATTCGTGATCTGGCACATCTTAATCAGGTGTTTGATGAATATCAGCCGGAAATCGTAATCCATATGGCAGCACAGCCGATCGTAAGAGAAAGCTATGCAAATCCGGTATATACGTATGAAGCAAATGTTATGGGAACTGTAAATATTATGGAGGCAGTCCGCTTACATGAATGTGTAAAGTCATTTGTCAACGTTACAACGGACAAGGTATATAAAAATAATGAATGGGAGTGGGGATATCGCGAGAATGATGTCCTCGATGGATATGATCCGTACTCTAATTCAAAATCCTGTTCGGAGCTGGTTACAAGTTCTTACAAGAAATCTTTCTTTGGAGACAGAACTGTCGCAATTTCGACGTGTCGTGCGGGTAATGTAATCGGAGGAGGTGATTTTGCAAAGGATAGAATTATTCCGGATTGTGTGAGAGCGCAGGAAGCCGGAAAGGAAATTATCGTCCGTAATCCGTATTCAACCAGACCGTACCAGCATGTGCTGGAGCCGGTATGCACGTATTTGAAGCTGGCAGAACTTCAATATCTGGATAAAGACAGATATGAAGGCAGCTACAATGTTGGACCGGATGACTGCGATTGCGTAACCACAGGAGAACTGGTAGATCTGTTTTGCAAATATTGGGGACCAGAGGCTACATGGAAAGATGTATCAGAAGCGAATGCACCGCATGAGGCCGGATTTTTGAAATTGGATTGCTCCAGAATTAAGAGAGTGATGCAGTGGAAACCGAAGTGGCATATTCAGGATGCAGTTGCAAATAGTGTACAGTGGAGCAAGGTCTATCTGGCGAAGGGTGATCTGGTTGCCGAGATGGAAAAAGAGATTACCGATTATTTGAAATAG
- the rfbF gene encoding glucose-1-phosphate cytidylyltransferase, giving the protein MKVVLLAGGFGTRISEESHLKPKPMIEIGGQPILWHIMKEYSSYGFNEFVICAGYKQQVIKEYFANYYLHRSDITFDFTAQNEMVVHNNVAEPWKVSIVDTGLNTMTGGRIKRVRDYIGNDTFMLTYGDGVCDINIKELYDFHKKSGKLATMTAIQPGGRFGTLDIDESNTIERFSEKRKEDGGWINGGYMVIEPQVIDYIDGDQTVFEREPLERLAAEGQLQAYKHDGFWQCMDTLRDKNLLEELLEQNKAPWKIWEN; this is encoded by the coding sequence ATGAAAGTTGTTTTATTAGCAGGAGGGTTTGGAACAAGAATCTCAGAAGAATCACATTTAAAGCCGAAGCCAATGATAGAAATTGGCGGACAGCCGATTCTCTGGCATATTATGAAGGAGTACTCATCGTACGGATTCAATGAGTTTGTGATCTGTGCAGGGTACAAGCAGCAGGTTATCAAGGAGTATTTTGCAAATTACTATCTGCATCGTTCGGATATTACATTTGACTTTACGGCGCAGAACGAGATGGTGGTACACAATAATGTGGCGGAGCCGTGGAAAGTATCTATTGTTGACACCGGACTCAATACAATGACAGGTGGTCGAATTAAGCGTGTGCGCGATTATATTGGCAATGATACATTTATGCTTACTTATGGAGACGGCGTCTGCGACATCAATATCAAGGAGTTATATGATTTCCACAAGAAGAGTGGAAAACTGGCGACTATGACAGCCATTCAGCCGGGAGGGCGTTTCGGAACACTTGATATCGATGAAAGCAATACGATCGAGCGTTTCTCTGAAAAGAGAAAAGAAGATGGCGGATGGATTAATGGCGGCTATATGGTAATTGAACCTCAGGTCATTGATTATATTGATGGGGATCAGACTGTTTTTGAAAGAGAGCCGCTGGAGCGTCTGGCAGCAGAGGGGCAGTTACAGGCATATAAGCATGATGGTTTCTGGCAGTGCATGGATACGCTGAGAGATAAGAATTTACTGGAAGAGTTATTGGAGCAGAATAAAGCACCGTGGAAAATATGGGAGAACTAA
- a CDS encoding glycosyltransferase family 2 protein — MEKILSIVIPAYNVEKYLEKCLASFEIQAILDRIEVLVINDGSKDHTAEIAQRYCEKYPETYFLYNKENGGHGSGINYGIRYATGKYFKVVDGDDWLNTEELEAFVKLLEETDTDIVAAGFLCIQDETDTVLQEKHCTPCREQYGHIVDLTKGEVVDVIKMHALTIRSAILKQNHIQIDEHCYYVDCEYITYPIPFARTVYFYPKFLYMYRLGRNGQSMDIRSMQKNRMQHQKVLDSLLKFYAGLHGLSDGSMRYIERCIAQVVENQFQIYISMGCESGIKKELRNWDQGLKKRYPRIYSATRKKSITMLRRTNYTMLPIGTIVYKIVRSRR; from the coding sequence ATGGAGAAGATATTAAGTATTGTCATTCCGGCATATAATGTCGAAAAATATTTGGAAAAGTGTCTGGCTTCTTTTGAAATACAAGCGATTTTAGACAGAATAGAAGTATTGGTAATCAACGATGGTTCCAAGGATCATACGGCAGAGATTGCACAGCGGTATTGTGAAAAGTATCCAGAGACATATTTTCTTTATAATAAGGAAAACGGTGGTCATGGATCAGGTATCAATTATGGAATTCGTTATGCCACAGGAAAATATTTTAAAGTGGTGGACGGGGACGACTGGCTGAATACAGAAGAGCTGGAAGCGTTTGTGAAGCTGTTGGAGGAGACAGATACAGATATTGTGGCGGCGGGTTTTTTGTGTATTCAGGATGAGACGGACACCGTCCTGCAGGAGAAGCATTGTACGCCTTGCAGAGAGCAGTATGGACACATTGTGGATCTTACAAAGGGTGAGGTGGTGGATGTGATAAAAATGCATGCACTGACCATCCGGTCGGCGATATTGAAACAGAATCACATCCAGATTGACGAGCATTGTTATTATGTGGACTGTGAATATATTACTTACCCGATTCCGTTTGCAAGAACAGTTTATTTTTATCCAAAGTTCCTGTACATGTATCGACTTGGCAGAAATGGACAGAGTATGGATATCCGAAGTATGCAGAAGAATCGTATGCAGCATCAGAAGGTTTTGGACAGCCTGTTGAAGTTTTATGCGGGACTGCATGGACTGTCTGACGGAAGTATGAGATATATTGAGCGCTGTATTGCACAGGTTGTGGAAAATCAGTTTCAGATTTATATCAGTATGGGGTGTGAATCTGGAATTAAGAAAGAATTAAGAAACTGGGATCAAGGGTTGAAAAAGAGGTATCCCAGGATTTACAGTGCCACAAGGAAAAAGAGCATTACCATGCTCCGGAGAACGAATTATACGATGCTGCCCATTGGAACAATTGTATACAAAATTGTACGATCTAGAAGATGA
- a CDS encoding glycosyltransferase: MAFSVLMSVYKKERPEYLREAVKSVFAQSLVPDEVVLMEDGPLTEELYQMIATLEKRYPALRVCPLRENVQLGRALAKGVEMCTNELIARMDTDDLAMPDRFLHQYVYMEAHPSVMACGGWMQEFNDTGTYHRQKQMPQHNDEIRKYGKYRNPVNHMTVMFRKSAVLRAGNYRHVPLLEDYDLWTRMMVQGMEFYNLPEVLVCMRNNDGVYDRRGGFRYFRRYAAFRKSQKQMHWLNGREYVVALILTMGMTLQPERMRKFVYQKILRK, from the coding sequence ATGGCGTTTTCAGTATTAATGTCAGTATATAAAAAGGAAAGACCGGAATATTTGCGTGAGGCAGTGAAAAGTGTATTTGCGCAGTCGCTTGTCCCGGATGAAGTGGTGTTGATGGAGGACGGACCGCTGACGGAGGAACTCTATCAGATGATCGCAACGCTTGAAAAACGGTATCCCGCGCTCAGGGTTTGTCCACTCAGAGAAAATGTACAGCTTGGACGCGCACTTGCAAAGGGCGTGGAAATGTGCACAAATGAATTGATCGCAAGAATGGATACGGATGATCTTGCCATGCCGGATCGATTCCTGCATCAGTATGTCTATATGGAAGCACACCCATCTGTGATGGCCTGCGGCGGCTGGATGCAGGAGTTCAATGATACAGGTACTTATCACAGGCAGAAGCAGATGCCGCAGCACAATGACGAGATAAGAAAGTATGGAAAGTACCGCAATCCGGTGAATCATATGACTGTCATGTTTCGCAAGAGCGCAGTGCTTCGGGCAGGAAATTATCGTCACGTTCCGCTACTCGAGGATTATGATCTCTGGACGCGCATGATGGTACAGGGAATGGAGTTTTATAATCTTCCGGAGGTGCTGGTTTGCATGCGCAACAACGATGGCGTGTATGACCGGCGTGGCGGTTTTAGGTATTTCCGCCGGTATGCGGCATTCCGAAAGAGCCAGAAGCAGATGCACTGGCTGAATGGAAGGGAATATGTCGTCGCGTTGATTCTTACGATGGGGATGACATTGCAGCCGGAACGAATGCGGAAGTTTGTATATCAGAAAATACTTCGGAAATAA
- a CDS encoding sugar transferase yields MNLKEQYKHLLNYGANLITLLVEGLCFGYIWYIVYEEQFGFWRRGNWAVVGLYVLVIFFFTKVFGGYNIGYMRMTDIALSHILSILLSGIVGYLELCLICRDYVEPAPMLVVMAVETGFILPWIYIIRKLYTKLYPPRQMLVIYGHYAPDELILKINTRRDKYNICGSVSYEIGHEKLYPMIRKYNAVVLCDLPAQARNQIMKFCYQESIRTYVTPKISDIIFRGADDIHLFDTPLLLSRNQGLSIDQRIIKRTCDIVLSLIGIVIASPFMLIIALAVKLYDGGPVLYKQERLTRDGRPFMIYKFRSMSMDSEKSGARLAAKGDKRVTPVGRVIRNIHFDELPQLFNILKGDMSMVGPRPERQVIADQYAEEIPEFVLRTKVKAGLTGYAQVYGKYNTTPYDKLKFDITYIENYSLWLDVKIMLLTFKILFQKENTEGVDETQKTALKG; encoded by the coding sequence ATGAATCTGAAGGAACAATATAAGCATTTACTGAATTATGGCGCAAACCTTATCACACTTCTGGTGGAAGGCTTGTGTTTTGGCTACATCTGGTACATTGTTTACGAGGAGCAGTTTGGCTTCTGGCGCCGTGGAAACTGGGCGGTTGTCGGACTGTATGTGCTGGTAATCTTCTTTTTTACGAAGGTATTTGGTGGGTACAATATCGGCTATATGCGGATGACGGATATTGCATTGTCTCATATTTTATCCATTTTACTGAGCGGGATCGTCGGATATCTGGAACTCTGCCTGATCTGCCGTGATTATGTAGAGCCGGCACCTATGCTTGTTGTCATGGCAGTTGAGACAGGCTTCATTCTGCCGTGGATTTACATCATAAGAAAACTTTATACTAAGCTGTATCCGCCGCGGCAGATGCTCGTGATCTATGGGCATTATGCGCCGGACGAGCTGATCTTGAAGATCAATACGCGCCGCGACAAGTACAATATCTGCGGATCGGTCAGCTACGAGATCGGTCATGAGAAGCTTTACCCGATGATCCGCAAATACAATGCGGTGGTGCTCTGCGATCTGCCGGCACAGGCGAGAAACCAGATCATGAAGTTCTGTTACCAGGAGTCGATCCGGACATATGTGACACCGAAGATCTCAGACATCATTTTCCGCGGGGCGGACGACATCCATCTGTTTGACACGCCGCTGCTGTTATCGCGCAATCAGGGATTGTCGATTGATCAGCGCATCATCAAGAGGACCTGTGATATTGTGCTGTCACTGATCGGTATTGTGATCGCATCGCCGTTCATGTTAATCATTGCGTTGGCGGTTAAGCTGTATGATGGCGGTCCAGTTCTGTATAAGCAGGAACGGCTGACCCGTGATGGGAGACCGTTTATGATCTATAAGTTCCGCAGCATGAGTATGGATTCCGAGAAGAGCGGCGCCAGACTTGCGGCAAAGGGAGATAAGCGTGTGACCCCGGTGGGAAGGGTGATCCGCAACATCCATTTTGATGAGCTGCCGCAGCTGTTTAATATCTTAAAGGGCGATATGTCGATGGTGGGACCAAGACCGGAGCGTCAAGTGATCGCGGATCAGTATGCTGAGGAGATTCCGGAGTTTGTGTTGCGCACCAAGGTGAAAGCGGGACTGACCGGATACGCGCAGGTATATGGAAAGTATAATACGACACCGTACGATAAATTAAAATTCGATATCACTTATATTGAAAATTATTCTCTGTGGCTCGATGTTAAGATCATGCTGTTGACGTTTAAGATTCTGTTTCAGAAAGAGAATACAGAAGGCGTGGATGAGACACAGAAGACGGCCTTAAAAGGATAA
- a CDS encoding DUF6077 domain-containing protein — MIQSIIFILAMTFIPYFVGCGCILLDRKTGDIDVLEKWNFGMVLMHAIFEIVVLAGTFTKMTLKNVTVFYFAILSAAIMIVGLIGNRTKKKVFSVGKIPSFSKKEMALLLIVLVGILYQILFVCLGLQSDADDAYYVGMAMTSFQTDTISVYHPYLGTPVKLKTMANYVLSPYPIFWAMWSKVLKIHPAILMRSILPAVNIAWSYVVYRLLAKKIFLTERKRIIFLLIVVLANLFGAYSDRTSAVFLLQRVWQGKGALAAILIPMLWYLLIRLRKEGENTYVYVELFVTILAACLTSSMALFLCPVLMGAFGLEYLISERRWSVVGRLILCTLPCIVLAIAEVILLYVL, encoded by the coding sequence ATGATTCAAAGTATTATATTTATTCTGGCAATGACTTTTATACCATACTTTGTTGGATGCGGATGTATATTATTAGATCGCAAAACAGGCGACATAGATGTGCTTGAAAAATGGAATTTTGGTATGGTGCTGATGCATGCGATATTTGAAATTGTAGTTCTAGCTGGCACCTTTACAAAAATGACATTGAAAAACGTTACAGTGTTCTATTTTGCGATTTTGTCCGCGGCAATCATGATAGTGGGGCTGATTGGGAACAGAACGAAAAAAAAAGTGTTTTCTGTAGGGAAGATTCCTTCTTTTTCTAAAAAAGAGATGGCGTTGCTTCTGATAGTGTTAGTGGGGATTCTGTACCAGATTTTGTTTGTATGTCTGGGACTACAGAGTGATGCCGATGATGCATACTATGTGGGGATGGCGATGACTTCTTTTCAGACGGATACCATATCAGTATATCATCCTTATCTGGGGACACCTGTAAAATTAAAGACCATGGCAAACTATGTCCTGTCACCCTATCCGATTTTTTGGGCTATGTGGTCAAAAGTGTTAAAAATTCATCCGGCAATCTTGATGAGAAGTATTCTTCCGGCTGTAAATATCGCATGGTCATATGTTGTATATAGATTGTTAGCGAAAAAAATTTTCCTTACCGAAAGAAAAAGAATTATTTTCCTGCTGATTGTAGTTCTGGCAAATCTTTTTGGCGCATATTCGGATCGTACAAGCGCCGTGTTCTTGCTTCAACGTGTATGGCAGGGAAAAGGAGCACTGGCGGCGATTTTGATTCCTATGTTGTGGTATCTATTGATCAGATTGCGCAAAGAAGGGGAAAACACATATGTTTATGTAGAATTATTTGTGACAATTTTAGCAGCATGTCTTACATCCTCCATGGCTCTTTTTCTCTGTCCTGTTTTAATGGGAGCGTTTGGACTGGAATATTTGATCAGTGAGCGAAGATGGAGCGTGGTAGGCAGACTGATCTTATGCACATTGCCATGCATAGTACTGGCGATTGCAGAAGTAATTTTATTATATGTGCTTTAG